CACCGGGAAGCCCTCCGTCTGCCCCTGTCTGCACAGGTGACCCCCGTACTGCTGCTGATAGAAGACACCGGTCGAGGCTTCGACGACCACGTGCAGCCATCCGTCGGCCGTGCCGTCCTGGTCAAGTGTCACGAAACGTCGGGAACTCACGGCAGCAGCCTTCTCGATCACCGACCACGAGCTCAATGACATTTCGCAGCCGCAGACCCCGTCACGGGCCCCCGAATCCCCGGACCCATAAATCAGGAGCCCCTCCGGAGCCCGGCTGTTAGGCTCGACAGGCGTTGATCGCGCAATGTGCGCAACGCGTGCAACGAAGGAGAGCCGGACATAGTGGGTGAAGACGACATCTCGGGGTGATACCCCGACCCGACAGGCCATCGGCAGGTGCCCAGGAGTGCCGCCGCTGTGGCCCGTTTCGTCGTCCCCTCAGTCCGTTTCCGGGTACCGGCCCATGCGCCTGCCCGTTTCTTCACCCGAGGTCTCTCCATGTCCGACGCCTCCGTCATCTGCTCGAACCTCTCCTTCGCCTGGCCCGACGACACCCCGGTGTTCGAGGAGCTGTCCTTCACCCTGGGCAGTGGCCGCACCGGCCTGGTCGCGCCCAACGGCTCCGGGAAGAGCACCCTGCTCAAACTGATCGCCGGTGAGCTGCGGCCCGGCACCGGGTCCGTCTCCGTGAGCGGCACGCTCGGGCATCTCCCGCAGAACCTCCCCCTGACCGGCGACCTCACGGTGGCCGAGGTCCTGGGCATCGCCGCGGTGATCCGGGCCCTGGACGCCGTGGAGTCCGGGGACGTCGCCGAGGAACACTTCACGACCATCGGCGACGACTGGGACATCGAGGAGCGCACCCGCGCCCAGCTGGACCGGCTCGGCCTCGCCGGCCTCGCTCTCGACCGGAGCCTGAGCACGCTCAGCGGCGGTCAGATCGTCTCACTCGGCCTGGCGGCCCAGCTGTTGAAGCGGCCCGACGTGCTGTTGCTCGACGAGCCGACGAACAACCTCGATCTCGACGCCCGCCACAAGCTCTACGACGTACTGGAGGACTTCGGCGGCTGTCTCCTGCTGGTCAGCCACGACCGGGCCCTGCTCGACCGCATGGAACGCATCGCGGAACTCGAACGCGGCGAACTCCGCTTCTACGGCGGAAACTTCACCGAGTACGAGGAGGCGGTACGGGCCGAGCAGGAGGTCGCCGAGAAGAACGTGCGCAACGCCGAGCAGGAGCTGAAGCGGGAGAAGCGGGAGATGCAACAGGCCCGCGAACGCGCCGAACGCCGGGCAAGCAATGCCGCCCGCAACCTCAAGAGCGCAGGGCTGCCGCGCATCTTCGCCGGGAACATGAAGCGCGGCGCCCAGGAGTCGGCGGGCCGGGCGGGTCAGATGCACGCCTCCCGGGTCGGCGAGGCCAAGGCCCGGCTGGACGAGGCGGGTCGGGCCCTGCGCGACGAGCAGCGCATCACCCTGGACCTGCCGGAGACCGGGGTGCCCGCCGGACGCACGCTCGTCCTCGGTGAACAGATGCAGGTCAGCCACGACGGACGGACCCTGTTCGCCGCGGCGGGGGTGGACCTCACGATCCGGGGCCCCGAGCGCATCGCGCTGACCGGACCCAACGGGGCCGGGAAGACCACGCTGCTGCGGCTGCTCAACGGTGACCTCGATCTGGACGGCGGACGGATCAAGCGGGCCGACGGCCGGATCGCCTACCTCTCGCAACGGCTCGATCTGCTGGACCCCGACCGCACCGTCGCCGAGAACTTCACCGCGTTCGCCCCGAACCGGCCGGAGGCGGAGCGGATGAACCTGCTCGCCCGCTTCCTCTTCCGCGGCCCCCGGGCCCACCTCCCGGTGAGCGTGCTGTCCGGCGGCGAGCGGCTGCGCGCCACCCTGGCCTGCGTCCTGTGCGCCGAACCGGCCCCGCAGCTGCTGCTCCTCGACGAACCGACGAACAACCTCGACCTGGTCAGCGCCGGTCAGCTGGAGGGTGCGCTCGGCTCGTACCAAGGGGCGTTCGTGGTGGTCAGCCACGACGAACGGTTCCTCTCCCGGATCGGGGTGAACCGGTGGCTCCGACTGGCCGGCGGCGAGCTGACGGAGACGGGGGCGCCCGAGGTGTGACCCGCTGACGTGTCGACCGGGCCCGCGCCGAGGTGTGTCACCCCGCGGGCCGAACCTCGCATCACGTCAGGTGGAACCACCATGCCCCGACCCGCCCTGCTCGCCCACGACGTCATCCGCACCCTCGGTACCCGGCGGGTGCTCGACGGCGTCTCCCTCACCGCCTCCCCCGGCCACCGCATCGGACTGATCGGGGAGAACGGCGTCGGCAAGTCGACCCTGCTGCGGCTGCTCGCCGGAGTGGACGAACCCGACGCCGGAAGCATCACACGCCCGGCCGACCTGGGCTTCCTGCACCAGGAGATGCCGTTCGACGCCACGTCGACGATCGCCGACGTGCTGGACGACGCCCTGCGCGAGGCTCGTGACGACCTGGCCGAGCTCGACCGCCTCACCGCACAGCTGGCCCGTGTCCCACAGGACTCCCCCGACTGTGCCGAACTGCTCGACCTGTACGGCCGTCGGCTCGAACGGGCCCAGGAACGGGAGTCGTGGGACGCCGACCGGCGTGCCGCGATCGTGCTCGACGGGCTGGGCCTCGGCGCGTTCCCGCACGACCGGGCGCTCGGCTCCCTGTCCGGCGGCCAGCGTGGGCGCCTCGCACTGGCCGCCCTGCTGGTCCGCCGCCCGTCGGCTCTCCTGCTGGACGAGCCGACCAACCACCTCGACGACGGGGCGGCCGCGTTCCTGGAGGAGCAGGTGCGCGGCCTGCCCGGCGTCGTCGTGGTGGCCGCCCACGACCGGGCGTTCCTCGACGCCGTCTGCACGGACCTGATCGACCTCGATCCGGCCGCGGACGGTCCCGTCCGGTACGGCGGCAACTACAGCGCCTACCAGTCCGAGAAGCGGGCGGAACGGGAGCGCTGGGAACGGCGGTACGCCGAGGAGCAGGAGGAGTTGGCGGCGCTGCGCCGCTCGGTCGGTGTGACCGCGCGCCGGGTCGCCCCGGACCGGGGCCGCACGGACAACGAGAAGATGGGGTACGGGCACCAGGGCGGCCGGGTGCAGAGCCAGATCTCGCGACGGGTGCGCAACGCCTCCCGCAGGCTGGACGGGCTGGAACGCGCACAGGTCGGGGAGCCGCCGCAGCCGCTGCGCTTCCACGTCACCGCGCTCGCCGAGGGACGGAAGCCGGAACCGAAAACGGAACCGGAACTGGAACCGGGCCCGGAAATGTCCGAGGCGTCCGACGTGTCGGGGGCATCTCATGGGTCCGAGACGTCGGTGGGCGACGTCCTCGTCTCCCTGCGCGGGGTGCGCGTGCCGGGCAGGCTGTCCGTCGGGCGCCTGGACGTGCTCACCGCCGAACGTCTCCTTGTCACGGGAGGAAACGGCACGGGCAAGTCGACGCTCCTGTCGGTGCTCGCCGGGCGGCTCGCGGCCGAGGGCGACGTACGGCGACGGCAGGGAGTGACGGTGGGACTGCTGACCCAGGACACCGTGTTCGCGCGGCCCGACCGGACCGTACGTGCCACCTACGAGCTCTCGCTCGGCGCGGAACGGGCGGAGGCGGTTCCGCTGAAATCGCTGGGACTGATGCACGGGGCGGACCTGGACAAGCCGGTCGGCCTGCTGTCGGTGGGCCAGCGCCGCAGGCTCGCGCTGGCGCTCCTGGTGGCATGCCCGCCCGAGCTGTTGCTGCTCGACGAGCCCACGAACCACCTGTCCCCACGGCTGTGCGACGAGTTGGAGGCCGCTCTGGGCCCCGGGCCCGGGGCGATCGTCCTGGCCAGTCACGACCGCTGGCTGCGCAGGCGCTGGCAGGGCCGCGAACTCCGGCTCCCCGCGGCCCGGGGCCGGGCGGAGGACAACGCCGTGGCGCGGTGATCCGGCACGGGGCGAGACGGCGGCACGGCAGGGTGAGCGACGGAACGGAGCAGAAGGGACCGGCGGGGAACGGAACGGCCACCGGCACGGAGGTGACGAAGCCTTGCAGGCCCATTCGTCACCTGTCAAAATGGTGATGTGAATCTGGACCATGTCTTCGTATGCGGAAATCCGGCCCTCGACTTCGCCGCGACGCTCAGGGCGCGGCGCTCGACGCGGTTCGAGATGTTCGTGACGCCGGACAGGCTGGGCGCGTGGTATTTGGAGTCCGGCATCGTCGACGCGGTCTCCCCCTGCCGGGAGGCCGACGTCGAGCGCGCGAAGGCCGTGCGGGAAGCGGTCTACCAGCTGATCACGGCTCGTCGCCTCGGTGAGGAGTACCCGGACGAGGCGCTGGAGGTGCTGAACGGCGCGGCACGCAAGCCGACGGCCGCCCCGCAGCTCACCCCGTCGGGGCGCTGGACGGAGGCGACGCCGGACGAGGCCCTGGCCGCCGTGGCCCGCCTGGCGGTCGAGGTCCTGAGCGGGCCGGACGTCCCCCTGCTCAAGGAGTGCGGCAACCCCGAGTGCACCCGTGTCTACATCGACCGCTCCCGGGGCATGCGGCGGCAGTGGTGCGGGATGGAGTCCTGCGGGAACAAGATCAAGGCTGCCGCCTACCGCGCCCGCAAGAAGACCGCGTCAGCCCACTGACCCGCCCCAGAGCCTGGAAAAGGGAGC
The nucleotide sequence above comes from Streptomyces sp. ML-6. Encoded proteins:
- a CDS encoding DUF6210 family protein, with amino-acid sequence MIEKAAAVSSRRFVTLDQDGTADGWLHVVVEASTGVFYQQQYGGHLCRQGQTEGFPVPVFGPDALDALRRLFEEGVGTECERNVPRFCSAAGRGQRGASSRGSLGFRRSGPL
- the abc-f gene encoding ribosomal protection-like ABC-F family protein, which translates into the protein MSDASVICSNLSFAWPDDTPVFEELSFTLGSGRTGLVAPNGSGKSTLLKLIAGELRPGTGSVSVSGTLGHLPQNLPLTGDLTVAEVLGIAAVIRALDAVESGDVAEEHFTTIGDDWDIEERTRAQLDRLGLAGLALDRSLSTLSGGQIVSLGLAAQLLKRPDVLLLDEPTNNLDLDARHKLYDVLEDFGGCLLLVSHDRALLDRMERIAELERGELRFYGGNFTEYEEAVRAEQEVAEKNVRNAEQELKREKREMQQARERAERRASNAARNLKSAGLPRIFAGNMKRGAQESAGRAGQMHASRVGEAKARLDEAGRALRDEQRITLDLPETGVPAGRTLVLGEQMQVSHDGRTLFAAAGVDLTIRGPERIALTGPNGAGKTTLLRLLNGDLDLDGGRIKRADGRIAYLSQRLDLLDPDRTVAENFTAFAPNRPEAERMNLLARFLFRGPRAHLPVSVLSGGERLRATLACVLCAEPAPQLLLLDEPTNNLDLVSAGQLEGALGSYQGAFVVVSHDERFLSRIGVNRWLRLAGGELTETGAPEV
- a CDS encoding ABC-F family ATP-binding cassette domain-containing protein — encoded protein: MPRPALLAHDVIRTLGTRRVLDGVSLTASPGHRIGLIGENGVGKSTLLRLLAGVDEPDAGSITRPADLGFLHQEMPFDATSTIADVLDDALREARDDLAELDRLTAQLARVPQDSPDCAELLDLYGRRLERAQERESWDADRRAAIVLDGLGLGAFPHDRALGSLSGGQRGRLALAALLVRRPSALLLDEPTNHLDDGAAAFLEEQVRGLPGVVVVAAHDRAFLDAVCTDLIDLDPAADGPVRYGGNYSAYQSEKRAERERWERRYAEEQEELAALRRSVGVTARRVAPDRGRTDNEKMGYGHQGGRVQSQISRRVRNASRRLDGLERAQVGEPPQPLRFHVTALAEGRKPEPKTEPELEPGPEMSEASDVSGASHGSETSVGDVLVSLRGVRVPGRLSVGRLDVLTAERLLVTGGNGTGKSTLLSVLAGRLAAEGDVRRRQGVTVGLLTQDTVFARPDRTVRATYELSLGAERAEAVPLKSLGLMHGADLDKPVGLLSVGQRRRLALALLVACPPELLLLDEPTNHLSPRLCDELEAALGPGPGAIVLASHDRWLRRRWQGRELRLPAARGRAEDNAVAR
- a CDS encoding CGNR zinc finger domain-containing protein produces the protein MNLDHVFVCGNPALDFAATLRARRSTRFEMFVTPDRLGAWYLESGIVDAVSPCREADVERAKAVREAVYQLITARRLGEEYPDEALEVLNGAARKPTAAPQLTPSGRWTEATPDEALAAVARLAVEVLSGPDVPLLKECGNPECTRVYIDRSRGMRRQWCGMESCGNKIKAAAYRARKKTASAH